GGCCAGGGTGGTGTTGGTGGCGATCACCCCGGCCGCCCCCCGGTCGAGGCAGACCTCCAGCAGCTCGGCGATGGCCGGCTCGGTCAGGTCCGGGGCGATCTTCACCAGCACCGGCTTCTCCCCCACCAGCGCCGCGAGCAGCGCGTCCAGGTGGGACCGGTCCTGGAGGGACCGCAGGCCCGGAGTGTTCGGTGAGGACACGTTGACGGCGAAGTAGTGACCGTGCCCCCGCAACGCCCGGTAGGAGGCCAGGTAGTCCTCGACCGCCTCCTCCAGCGGGGTCACCTTGGACTTGCCGAGCGAGATGCCCAGCGGTACGCCGAGCGGGCGCGGCAACGCCGCCAGCCGGGCCGCGAGGGCCGCCGCCCCGGCGTTGTTGAAGCCCATCCGGTTGACCACGGCCTCGCTGTCCCGCAGCCGGAACAGCCGGGGCCGGGGATTGCCCGGCTGGGCGTGCGCGGTGACCGTGCCGACCTCGACGAAGCCGAAACCCAGTGCCGGCCAGGCGGGCAGCGCGACGCCGTTCTTGTCCATGCCGGCGGCCAGCCCGACCGGGTTCGGGAAGTCCACCCCGAACACGGTGCGCGGCGCCGGCCGGAAGTAGCGCGCCCGCAGCGCGGCCAGGGCGGCCGGCCGGCGGGACAGGCCCGCCAGCCGGCGCAGGGTCCACTCGTGCGCGGCCTCCGCGTCCCCGCCCCCGATCCGGAACAGCTGCGGGCGAACCACCCGCTCGAAGATCACTGCTGGGCCCGCAGGGCCGCGTGCAACTCCTGGAGGGGCCGGACCCGCATGTCGCCCCGGATCCGGGCCTCGATGCCCATCACCGCGGCCGCCGCGCCGGGCACCGTGGTGATGCACGGGATGTCCGCGGTCACCGCCGCGCTGCGGATCTCGTACCCGTCGGAGCGGGCGCTCGCACCGGAGCCCTGCGGGGTGTTGACCACCAGGGCCACGTCGCCGCCGAGGATCAGCGACACCGCGTCCTCGCCCTCGCCCGACTCGTAGTGCTTGCGGATCTGCTCGCAGGCGATGCCGTGCCGGCGCAGCACCTCCGCCGTGCCGGTGGTGGCGACGATGTCGAAGCCCAGGTCGGCGAGGCGCTTGATCGGGAAGATCATGCCGCGCTTGTCCCGGTTGGCGACCGAGACGAAGATCTTCCCGGCGGTGGGCAGCGAGCCGTACGCCGCCGCCTGCGACTTGGCGAAGGCCTGGCCGAAGCCGGTGTCGATGCCCATCACCTCGCCGGTGGACTTCATCTCCGGGCCGAGCAGCACGTCGATGCCCTTGCCCGAGGGGGTGCGGAACCGCTTGAACGGCAGCACCGCCTCCTTGACCGCGATCGGGGCGTCGGCCGGCATGGTGCCGCCGTCCCCGGTGGGCGGCAGCATCCCCTCGGCGCGCAGCTCGGCGATGGTGGCGCCGAGCGCGATCCGGGCCGCCGCCTTGGCCAGCGGCACCGCGGTGGCCTTGGAGACGAACGGGACGGTCCGGGAGGCGCGCGGGTTGGCCTCCAGCACGTAGAGCATGTCGCCCTGAAGCGCGTACTGGACGTTGAGCAGGCCCTTCACCCCGACCCCGCGGGCGATCGCCTCGGTGTAGCGGCGGACCTGGGCCAGGTGGGAGCCGGCCAGGGTGATCGGCGGCAGCGCACAGGACGAGTCGCCGGAGTGGATGCCGGCCTCCTCGATGTGCTCCATCACCCCGCCGAGGTAGACGTCGCCGTCGGCGTCGACCAGCGCGTCCACGTCGATCTCGATGGCGTCGTCGAGGAAGCGGTCCACCAGCACCGGGTGGTCGGGCGAGATGTCGGTGGCCCGGCCGATGTAGTCGCGCAGGGTGGCGTCGTCGTAGACGATCTCCATGCCCCGCCCGCCGAGCACGTACGACGGCCGGACCAGCACCGGGTAGCCGATCTCGTCGGCGATCGCCTTGGCCTCCTCGTACGAGGTGGCCATGCCGTGCGCCGGGGCGCGCAGCCCGGCCCGGGCCAGCACCGCCCCGAACGCGCCGCGCTCCTCGGCCAGGTGGATCGACTCCGGGGAGGTGCCGACCACCGGCACGCCGGCGTTCTTGAGCCGCTGGGCCAGGCCGAGCGGCGTCTGCCCGCCGAGCTGCACGATCACCCCGACCACGCCCGGGCCGCCGGCCGCCTTGCCGGAGGAGTCCTCGGCGTGCCACACCTCGAGGACGTCCTCGAAGGTCAGCGGCTCGAAGTAGAGCCGGTCGGCGGTGTCGTAGTCGGTGGAGACGGTCTCCGGGTTGCAGTTGACCATGACGGTCTCGAAGCCGACCTCGCGCAGCGCCATGACGGCGTGCACACAGGAGTAGTCGAACTCGATGCCCTGCCCGATCCGGTTCGGCCCGGAGCCCAGGATGATCACCTTGGGCCGGGGCGAGGCCTCGACCTCGGTCTCCTCGTCGTAGGTGGAGTAGTGGTAGGGCGTGGTCGCCGCGAACTCGGCGGCGCAGGTGTCCACCGTCTTGTAGACCGGGCGGACGTCGAGCCGGTGGCGCAGGGTGCGGACGCCGTCCTCGGCGGCCAGCTCGGGGCGGAGCGCGGCGAGCTGCCCGTCGGAGAGGCCGGCCCGCTTGGCCCGGCGCAGCAGGTCGGCGTCGAGCACCGGGGCGTCGGCGACCTCGGTCCGCAGTTCGACGAGGGCGGCGATCTGGTCCAGGAACCACGGGTCCATCCCGCCGGACGCCTCGGCGACCTCGGCGATGGACGCGCCGAGGCGCAGCGCCCGTTCCACGGTGTAGAGCCGGCCGTCGTGCGGCATCCGCAGCGCCGCGAGGGTGTTCTCCTTCGTGGCGCCGACCGGATCCGGTTGGGTCCAGAACCCGCCCCGCTTGGTCTCCATCGAGCGCATCGCCTTGTTCAGCGCCTCGGTGAAGTTGCGGCCGAGGCTCATCGCCTCACCGACCGACTTCATGGTGGTGGTCAGCTCCGGGTCCGCGCCGGGGAACTTCTCGAACGCGAACCGGGGGATCTTCACCACCACGTAGTCCAGGGTGGGCTCGAACGCCGCCGGGGTCTTGAGGGTGATGTCGTTGGGAATCTCGTCCAGGGTGTAGCCGATGGCCAGCTTCGCGGCGATCTTGGCGATCGGGAAGCCGGTGGCCTTCGACGCGAGGGCCGAGGAGCGGGAGACCCGCGGGTTCATCTCGATCACGACGATCCGGCCGTCGGCCGGGTTCACCGCGAACTGGATGTTGCAGCCGCCGGTGTCCACCCCGACCTCGCGGAGCACCGCGATGCCCAGGTCGCGCAGCCGCTGGTACTCCCGGTCGGTGAGGGTCATGGCCGGGGCCACGGTGACGCTGTCCCCGGTGTGCACGCCCATCGGGTCGACGTTCTCGATCGAGCAGACCACCACCACGTTGTCGTGCCGGTCCCGCATGAGTTCGAGCTCGTACTCCTTCCAGCCGAGCACGCTCTCCTCGATGAGCACCTCGTGCACCGGGCTGGCGGCCAGGCCGGCGCCGGCGATGCGCGCCAGGTCCTCGTCGGTGTGCGCCATGCCGGAGCCGAGGCCGCCCATGGTGAACGACGGCCGGATCACCACCGGCAGGCCCAGCTCGGCGACGGTCTGCTGGACCTCGTCCATCGAGTGGCAGACCCGGGACCGCGGCACCAGCGCGGACGGGTCGTCCAGGCCGAGTCGTACGCCGGCCTTGGCCACGATGTCCTTGAACAGCTGCCGGTCCTCGCCCCGGTTGATCGCCTCGATGTTCGCGCCGATCAGCTCGACGCCGTACTTCTCCAGGACGCCGGCCTCGTGCAGGGCGACCGCGGTGTTCAGCGCGGTCTGCCCGCCCAGGGTGGGCAGCAGCGCGTCGGGCCGCTCCTTGGCGATGACCAGCTCGACGAACTCCGGGGTGATCGGCTCGACGTAGGTGGCGTCGGCGAACTCCGGGTCCGTCATGATCGTGGCCGGGTTGGAGTTGACCAGGCTGACCCGGATGCCCTCGTTGCGCAGCACCCGGCAGGCCTGGGTGCCGGAGTAGTCGAACTCGCAGGCCTGCCCGATCACGATCGGCCCGGAGCCGATCACCAGGACGTGCTTGAGGTCGGTCCGCTTAGGCATCCTTGCGCCCTTCGATGAGCTCGGCGAAGCGGTCGAACAGGTAGTCCGCGTCGTGCGGGCCGGCCGCCGCCTCCGGGTGGTACTGGACGGTGAAGGCGGGCACGTCCTTGGCCCGCAGCCCCTCGACCACGTTGTCATTGAGGCAGACGTGGGACACCTGGACGCCGCCGAACTCGGTGTCGATCACCTGGTCGGGGACGACCGCCCCGGCCTGCGTGCCCGGCACTTCCACGGCGAAGCCGTGGTTGTGGCTGGTCACCTCGACCTTGCCGGTGGCCCGGTCGAGCACCGGCTGGTTGATGCCGCGGTGGCCGTAGCCGAGCTTGTAGGTGCCGAAGCCGAGCGCCCGGCCGAGGATCTGGCTGCCGAAGCAGATGCCGAAGAGCGGGATCCGCCGGGTCAGCACCGCCCGGGCCAGCGCGACCGGGCCGTCCGCGGTGGCCGGGTCGCCCGGGCCGGGCGAGAAGAACACGGCGTCCGCCCCGGTGGCGAGCAGGTCCTCGATGGTCGAGGTGGCGGGCAGCACGTGGGTGGTGACGCCGCGGGTGGCGAGCCGGCGCGGCACGTTGCGCTTGATGCCCAGGTCCAGCGCCGCGACGGTGAACCGGTGCGCGCCCTGCGCCTCGACCACGTACGGCTT
This sequence is a window from Micromonospora sp. NBRC 110009. Protein-coding genes within it:
- a CDS encoding quinone-dependent dihydroorotate dehydrogenase, producing MIFERVVRPQLFRIGGGDAEAAHEWTLRRLAGLSRRPAALAALRARYFRPAPRTVFGVDFPNPVGLAAGMDKNGVALPAWPALGFGFVEVGTVTAHAQPGNPRPRLFRLRDSEAVVNRMGFNNAGAAALAARLAALPRPLGVPLGISLGKSKVTPLEEAVEDYLASYRALRGHGHYFAVNVSSPNTPGLRSLQDRSHLDALLAALVGEKPVLVKIAPDLTEPAIAELLEVCLDRGAAGVIATNTTLARDGLAPADRARGAETGGLSGRPLAGRAREVVAFVHRETGGRLPVIGVGGILDPDDAARMFDAGASLVQLYTGFIYRGPPLVRAAARSTSPPR
- the carB gene encoding carbamoyl-phosphate synthase large subunit, translating into MPKRTDLKHVLVIGSGPIVIGQACEFDYSGTQACRVLRNEGIRVSLVNSNPATIMTDPEFADATYVEPITPEFVELVIAKERPDALLPTLGGQTALNTAVALHEAGVLEKYGVELIGANIEAINRGEDRQLFKDIVAKAGVRLGLDDPSALVPRSRVCHSMDEVQQTVAELGLPVVIRPSFTMGGLGSGMAHTDEDLARIAGAGLAASPVHEVLIEESVLGWKEYELELMRDRHDNVVVVCSIENVDPMGVHTGDSVTVAPAMTLTDREYQRLRDLGIAVLREVGVDTGGCNIQFAVNPADGRIVVIEMNPRVSRSSALASKATGFPIAKIAAKLAIGYTLDEIPNDITLKTPAAFEPTLDYVVVKIPRFAFEKFPGADPELTTTMKSVGEAMSLGRNFTEALNKAMRSMETKRGGFWTQPDPVGATKENTLAALRMPHDGRLYTVERALRLGASIAEVAEASGGMDPWFLDQIAALVELRTEVADAPVLDADLLRRAKRAGLSDGQLAALRPELAAEDGVRTLRHRLDVRPVYKTVDTCAAEFAATTPYHYSTYDEETEVEASPRPKVIILGSGPNRIGQGIEFDYSCVHAVMALREVGFETVMVNCNPETVSTDYDTADRLYFEPLTFEDVLEVWHAEDSSGKAAGGPGVVGVIVQLGGQTPLGLAQRLKNAGVPVVGTSPESIHLAEERGAFGAVLARAGLRAPAHGMATSYEEAKAIADEIGYPVLVRPSYVLGGRGMEIVYDDATLRDYIGRATDISPDHPVLVDRFLDDAIEIDVDALVDADGDVYLGGVMEHIEEAGIHSGDSSCALPPITLAGSHLAQVRRYTEAIARGVGVKGLLNVQYALQGDMLYVLEANPRASRTVPFVSKATAVPLAKAAARIALGATIAELRAEGMLPPTGDGGTMPADAPIAVKEAVLPFKRFRTPSGKGIDVLLGPEMKSTGEVMGIDTGFGQAFAKSQAAAYGSLPTAGKIFVSVANRDKRGMIFPIKRLADLGFDIVATTGTAEVLRRHGIACEQIRKHYESGEGEDAVSLILGGDVALVVNTPQGSGASARSDGYEIRSAAVTADIPCITTVPGAAAAVMGIEARIRGDMRVRPLQELHAALRAQQ
- the carA gene encoding glutamine-hydrolyzing carbamoyl-phosphate synthase small subunit — encoded protein: MKRRPAILVLEDGRTFHGEAYGSVGETFGEAVFNTGMTGYQETLTDPSYHRQVVVQTAPHIGNTGVNTEDDESGRIWVAGYVVRDPARIGSNWRATGGLEDRLAAEGVVGISGVDTRALTRHLRERGAMRVGISSVDDDPRALLDRVRRSPQMVGADLSAEVTTAKPYVVEAQGAHRFTVAALDLGIKRNVPRRLATRGVTTHVLPATSTIEDLLATGADAVFFSPGPGDPATADGPVALARAVLTRRIPLFGICFGSQILGRALGFGTYKLGYGHRGINQPVLDRATGKVEVTSHNHGFAVEVPGTQAGAVVPDQVIDTEFGGVQVSHVCLNDNVVEGLRAKDVPAFTVQYHPEAAAGPHDADYLFDRFAELIEGRKDA